The sequence GTGTAGCCCGGATGCCCCAAGACTCCGGCGATGTATCCGATCAGGTCCTCGGGCGTGACGGCGGAACCGTAGGTTTGTTCCAGCAGCTCGAGAAGCCCGTGCGTGATGTTTGGCTCCCGCGCCGGAGCGTCCCGATAAAGGGGCATGACATCCTTGCCGCCGCGATTACAAAAAAAATCAATGTCTGGCACGTTGGAAGCGGCAATGACAGCACTCCCGAAACCAAGAGGTTTGCTGAGCTGACTGATAAGAAAAATCTGTCTATCAGAATAAGAGCGCCACACGGTTGGGCGACAGAAGTCGCCCAACCGTGAATCCCGAAAGACGTACTGACGATCGAACGAGCGGTACCCATACCGAACGATTTCGGGAGGTTCCGCGTCTGGGGATAATGAGTTGATGGCGGGTAGGGTGCCATTATCACCAAGTTGATCCTCATACGACTGAGAAACCTGCCGATCTCGTGTCTCGCGGAAATATTTGGCCCGATCAGGAGCTGCGAGTAATGCCGACCAACGCCGTTCGAGCACATCGCGACTGACACCAATCGGCCACAAACGTTTCAGTTGTACCCCCGAATGTTGCCATGGCATCACTTCAAGAATCGAGGGCCACGCAAAGTAGTCACCAGCAGAGGTAGGTATGAGCGGCTGCCCCCATCCAGTTTGGCCCGGTTGCCATGAAATGACAGCGAAACCCGTCAGTTCTGAGAGGACGGCGAACTTCTCAGCCCGCGTGCCGCGAACCCGCGCGTAGTGCACCGTGGCTGGCTGGTCACGATTCGGATTGCCGTACCGGACTCCAACTGCGATCGCGACGGGGGTCTGGATATCGAAGACATTCTCGGTCTTCCTGGTACCCCGGCTGTCGCCCTCCAGGTCGAGGATCCAGAGCTCGTCGAAGGTGCGCCGCATCTCCTCGCGCATCCCAACGAAGCCGGGGCCGCGGAGGTACGATGACGCGGTGATGAACGAGACGATGCCGGGACCGTCCTGCGCTTCGAAGACCTTCCACAAAGCCCAGCGCCAGAAGTAGACATAGAGGTTGTAAAGGTTCTTGACGTGGAGAGCCTTGCCGGCTTTGAGCGCCGGGTCCAAGAAGGACCTGAGCGGTGCCTTCTTGGTGACCTGATCACCGAAGCGGATCCAGCGCCCCCCGGTCTTGCCGTCATCCGAGTCGCTCTCTTCCCGCTCGTAGGGTGGGTTGCCGATGCAGACGAGGATGGGGGTCGTTCGCTTCACCTCCCGCGCCCGGCGATGCTCCTCGGCAAGCGGCTTCTCGTAGAAGCTGTGCGGCAGAGTCGTGATCTCGTTCGGCGACTCCAGCGTGTCAGTCAGATAGATGTGGACACCGTCGTCCGGTTCACGGCCTCCGAACTCGTGGATCGCCTGGGCCAGCCGCAGGTGTGCCACCGCATACGGCCCAACCAGCAGCTCGAACCCGTAGAGGTTCCGGGCCATCTGGCTGGCGATGTCCCCAGCGGCGCCCGGCCCGTAGATCGCGGTCGCGCGTTCGATCCCGTGTTGTAGCACGCGCAGCAGGTAGGTGCCGGTGCCGGTGGCTGGGTCCAGCACGGTCACGTCCGGGTCGGCGAAGCCCAGCGGGCGGTTGAGCTTCGTCCGCAGCAGCTCATCGACCAGCGTCACCTGCGCCTTCACGACCTGAGCCGGAGTGTAGTAGACGCCGCGCTCGTCGCGCAGCTTCGGATCGTAGACAGCCAGAAAGTCCTCGTAGAAATAGAGCCAGGGATCCGTGTCGCTCTTGCCGCGAATCGCCGCCGGGTCGACCGCCTCGATGGTCCGCTCCAGCAGATCGATCCCCGGCCCAAGTTCCTCACGGGTGCCCTGCTGGGTCAGGATCTCGAGCGTTCGGGCCAGCAGCGAGGAGTGCTTTTGGATCGCGCGGGCCGCGCTCGGGGTATCCAGCGTCGTGGCTCCGCTCAACTTGGCAAGAAGGAGGCCGTAGGTCAGCGTCTGCGCATATGCGTCAGCAAACTGGTCCGGGGTCGCTTCGGGGAAGAGCGTGCGCCTCCAGTCGTTGTAGATGCTGGTGAGTGCTGGTTTCTGCTCCCGGATTGCCTCGGCGACGTCTCCGCGAATCATGCGAGTCAAGGGGGCCAACTGCTCCGCGAGGGCGCGGGCGCTGGTTGGGACGATCGGCTGCCAGCGGAGGAACTCCCGCAGTAGCCCCAGCAGTTGGTTCGCGTCTCGCTCGGTGAGTTCGGCAGGACCACGCTCATCGATCTCGCCGAGCCTCACGTCGTGGGCGCTCTGGCGCTTCCCATCTCGGTAGAACGTCCAGTCTCGTGCGTCGGTATAGACCAGGTTTGGCAGGGCGAGGAACTTGTTCAACTGTGCCCTGTCGCGCCCCCGGAGCTCCCGGCTGGTCGTCCCGACTCCGGGCGCCTTGAGCTCGATGTACCCGACCAGCAATCCATCGACTGCGATGGCGAGATCCGGCCGCCCGACCTCATCTACCGGAGATTCGGAGAAGATTGAGACGTTGAGCCCGAGCGCCCGGCCAACTCGCTCGACGAGCCGCGGCACGCTCCTCTTGAGTTGATCTTCAGCCTGAAATGGGATCTGGTCGGCACGATCGGCGGTCGCTTTCACTTCTTCAGCGAACGACCGCAGGGCAGACTGGACCGCCTCGAGCGGGGAAACGGACATGCGCTACCCCCTGTGAGCGTCATGGAACATCTGTCCGCATTCTCAGTGGCTAGTATAACAAGCTTTGCTCGTATCATGTGGTTGTTACCCGTCACTGGGTGAGATGGCCCGGGCG is a genomic window of Sphaerobacter thermophilus DSM 20745 containing:
- a CDS encoding type ISP restriction/modification enzyme: MSVSPLEAVQSALRSFAEEVKATADRADQIPFQAEDQLKRSVPRLVERVGRALGLNVSIFSESPVDEVGRPDLAIAVDGLLVGYIELKAPGVGTTSRELRGRDRAQLNKFLALPNLVYTDARDWTFYRDGKRQSAHDVRLGEIDERGPAELTERDANQLLGLLREFLRWQPIVPTSARALAEQLAPLTRMIRGDVAEAIREQKPALTSIYNDWRRTLFPEATPDQFADAYAQTLTYGLLLAKLSGATTLDTPSAARAIQKHSSLLARTLEILTQQGTREELGPGIDLLERTIEAVDPAAIRGKSDTDPWLYFYEDFLAVYDPKLRDERGVYYTPAQVVKAQVTLVDELLRTKLNRPLGFADPDVTVLDPATGTGTYLLRVLQHGIERATAIYGPGAAGDIASQMARNLYGFELLVGPYAVAHLRLAQAIHEFGGREPDDGVHIYLTDTLESPNEITTLPHSFYEKPLAEEHRRAREVKRTTPILVCIGNPPYEREESDSDDGKTGGRWIRFGDQVTKKAPLRSFLDPALKAGKALHVKNLYNLYVYFWRWALWKVFEAQDGPGIVSFITASSYLRGPGFVGMREEMRRTFDELWILDLEGDSRGTRKTENVFDIQTPVAIAVGVRYGNPNRDQPATVHYARVRGTRAEKFAVLSELTGFAVISWQPGQTGWGQPLIPTSAGDYFAWPSILEVMPWQHSGVQLKRLWPIGVSRDVLERRWSALLAAPDRAKYFRETRDRQVSQSYEDQLGDNGTLPAINSLSPDAEPPEIVRYGYRSFDRQYVFRDSRLGDFCRPTVWRSYSDRQIFLISQLSKPLGFGSAVIAASNVPDIDFFCNRGGKDVMPLYRDAPAREPNITHGLLELLEQTYGSAVTPEDLIGYIAGVLGHPGYTARFHDELEEPGPRVPLTKNVTLFRRAAELGKQVIAWQTYAERFPESIGTQRGRVPPGRARVKVAIPSDPEKYPVSLQQDVRYDASAQELHVGEGVIERVDPRIWDYEVSGLNVVRSWLGYRMRERAGRKSSPLDDIRPERWTWEMTKELLELLWVLEGVLALEPEQEALLDEIVAGELFLAEELPTPTEAQRRAPQVAAVQQTHLGEAFRRA